In Prunus dulcis chromosome 1, ALMONDv2, whole genome shotgun sequence, the following are encoded in one genomic region:
- the LOC117620641 gene encoding GDSL esterase/lipase EXL3-like produces the protein MGVGFFFMEFSSSSSSQSKSQLIVYVCLVVFGLFHYPTITVEAAVKLPPGQTIPAVIVFGDSIMDTGNNNDLKSLIKCNFSPYGRDFQGHKPTGRFGNGKVPSDFIVEELGIKKYLPAYLDPSLRPEDLATGVCFASGGTGYDPMTPQIASVISMSDQLSMFKEYIGKLKGIVGEERTNFILSNALFLVVAGSDDLANTYFTIRARKAQYDVPAYTDLMVNSASSFVKELYGLGARRIGLFSAPPIGCVPSQRTLGGGLARDCAEEYNEAAKLFNAKLSRSLNSLNTALPNSRVVYVDVYNPLLDIILNPAENGFKVAEKGCCGTGIIEVAVLCNKYDATCANANDYVFWDSYHPTERTYSVLIPPLLRRYVNDFLLGN, from the exons ATGGGAGTGGGATTCTTCTTTATGGagttttcatcttcttcttcctcccaaTCTAAGTCCCAGCTGATAGTATATGTTTGTCTTGTAGTTTTTGGTCTTTTCCATTACCCCACAATTACAGTAGAGGCTGCCGTGAAGCTACCTCCAGGCCAGACAATTCCAGCGGTCATCGTGTTCGGTGATTCTATAATGGACACGGGCAACAACAACGATCTTAAGTCTCTTATTAAGTGCAATTTCTCTCCTTATGGAAGAGATTTCCAGGGACACAAGCCAACAGGCAGATTTGGCAATGGAAAAGTGCCCTCTGACTTCATAG TGGAAGAACTGGGAATCAAAAAGTATTTGCCGGCGTATTTAGATCCTAGTCTACGGCCTGAAGATCTGGCAACGGGAGTCTGCTTTGCTTCAGGTGGCACGGGATACGACCCAATGACACCCCAAATAGCG TCAGTTATATCAATGTCGGATCAGTTGTCAATGTTCAAGGAGTATATAGGGAAGCTTAAAGGCATTGTTGGAGAAGAGAGAACCAACTTCATTCTATCCAACGCTCTGTTTCTGGTGGTGGCTGGCAGCGACGACCTTGCCAACACCTATTTTACCATTCGCGCAAGAAAAGCCCAGTATGATGTTCCTGCTTACACCGACCTTATGGTCAACTCCGCGTCTAGTTTCGTCAAG GAATTGTACGGACTTGGCGCGAGAAGGATTGGTCTGTTCAGTGCACCACCAATAGGATGTGTGCCTTCACAAAGAACATTAGGGGGAGGATTAGCAAGAGACTGCGCCGAAGAATACAATGAAGCAGCGAAGTTATTCAACGCTAAACTTTCCCGGTCTCTCAACTCCTTAAACACAGCCCTCCCAAACAGCAGAGTGGTCTACGTGGATGTCTACAATCCTCTACTGGATATCATTCTTAACCCTGCCGAGAATG GGTTTAAAGTTGCGGAGAAAGGATGCTGTGGAACTGGGATCATAGAGGTAGCAGTGTTATGCAACAAGTACGATGCCACGTGCGCAAATGCAAATGATTATGTGTTTTGGGATAGTTACCATCCTACGGAACGGACCTACAGTGTGCTGATTCCTCCACTACTCCGAAGATATGTAAACGATTTCCTTCTTGGCAACTGA
- the LOC117620634 gene encoding protein FREE1, which produces MQHGDYTSAPYYQYPPLQNPNPNPIPNPTDPHQNPYASAPPFTTSDYSLYSQSYPPYSLNPDPAPPTAPSYTPPPISNPNLQTFNPTPQPPSFPPFETHAPYQPPPQQQSYHPPYDQNQSAPSYATLPPTIPAIPNHNSNPSSPYSSAYSGPFSQPPSSVPPVYENPYESSVKFEHGGVGGSYLDDRYGSYNRTRSDLGSDLYGKRYDSGRDEAYGDGVYAYQGDKVEPYGARGTAPKSSSSSLFDDYGRSISFPSGKNSSVSSGKIVRAVPKADTQEDAKSGVLKFRVKLLAESGGQSTMDVLCQIGLDGIRMLDPATSRTLRIYPLETVTRCEVTDSSTFAFWSKSSVDIEPRRIRLQSNSYTTNTLLDTVTAATVQLKEMGGRIKPTESLKPNEQSAERKKGLTDWMNIIKPGNEEKDHWVPDEAVTKCTACGTDFGAFIRKHHCRNCGDIFCDKCTHGRIALTADENAPQVRVCDRCLAEVTQRLSNAKEVSSKPAGLQSHEDLAKKLQEEMEKNRKESSGSKSDGSGRRMREVACPTCTVHLQVQVPSSGSETIECGVCQNPFLVSAH; this is translated from the exons ATGCAACACGGAGATTACACCTCCGCTCCATATTACCAATACCCTCCGcttcaaaaccctaaccctaacccTATTCCTAACCCCACCGATCCCCACCAGAACCCCTACGCCTCTGCACCACCTTTTACCACCTCCGATTACTCGCTTTATTCCCAATCTTACCCTCCGTATTCTCTGAATCCCGATCCTGCCCCTCCCACCGCTCCTTCCTATACCCCTCCTCCAATCTCCAACCCTAATTTGCAAACCTTCAATCCCACACCTCAACCACCTTCTTTCCCTCCCTTTGAGACCCATGCGCCCTATCAACCGCCACCTCAGCAGCAATCGTATCATCCGCCATACGATCAGAATCAATCGGCTCCCAGTTATGCCACTTTGCCACCGACAATTCCCGCAATCCCTAACCATAATTCCAATCCCTCTTCTCCTTATTCGTCCGCTTACTCAGGCCCGTTTTCTCAACCTCCCTCCTCAGTCCCGCCTGTATATGAAAATCCCTACGAAAGTTCTGTGAAATTCGAGCACGGCGGTGTTGGGGGTTCCTATTTAGATGATAGGTACGGGAGCTACAACCGGACCCGATCCGATTTGGGATCGGATCTATATGGAAAGCGCTATGATTCAGGTCGCGATGAAGCGTACGGCGACGGTGTTTATGCTTACCAAGGTGACAAGGTGGAGCCATACGGGGCTCGTGGCACAGCACCCAAGTCTTCAAGCTCGTCTTTATTCGATGACTACGGCAGGTCGATCAGTTTCCCTTCTGGGAAGAACTCATCAGTGAGCTCCGGCAAGATCGTGCGGGCAGTACCGAAGGCCGATACTCAAGAAGACGCGAAGAGTGGGGTGCTTAAGTTCCGGGTCAAGCTGTTGGCTGAAAGTGGAGGACAGAGCACCATGGATGTTCTTTGTCAG ATTGGTTTGGATGGTATTCGTATGCTTGATCCTGCTACTAGTCGGACATTGAGAATATATCCCCTCGAGACCGTTACAAGATGTGAA GTAACTGATTCATCTACATTTGCATTTTGGTCAAAGAGCTCTGTCGATATTGAGCCAAGACGTATTAGATTGCAGTCAAATAGTTACACCACCAACACCCTTTTGGATACAGTGACTGCTGCGACTGTACAG CTTAAGGAAATGGGTGGAAGAATCAAGCCAACTGAATCTTTAAAGCCAAATGAACAGTctgcagagagaaagaaaggattAACTGATTGGATGAACATTATAAAACCGGGAAACGAGGAGAAAGATCATTGG gTCCCTGATGAAGCAGTTACAAAATGTACAGCATGTGGGACAGATTTTGGGGCATTTATCCGTAAG CATCACTGCCGGAACTGTGGAGATATTTTCTGTGACAAGTGTACCCATGGCAGAATTGCATTAACTGCTGATGAGAATGCTCCGCAGGTTCGAGTTTGTGACCGATGCTTG GCTGAAGTGACTCAGAGGCTGAGTAATGCTAAGGAAGTATCTAGTAAACCTGCAGGATTGCAGAGTCACGAGGATCTTGCCAAGAAGCTTCAG GAGGAGATGGAAAAGAATCGCAAGGAATCCTCAG GTTCAAAGTCTGATGGATCTGGAAGGCGGATGAGAGAGGTTGCCTGTCCTACATGCACGGTCCACTTGCAG GTTCAAGTTCCCAGCTCAGGTTCGGAGACCATCGAATGTGGGGTTTGCCAGAATCCATTTCTTGTGAGTGCTCATTGA